In a genomic window of Aeromonas veronii:
- a CDS encoding MFS transporter, which translates to MIEVGSREWIRATLALSLGSFLVFLNLYQTHPLLPLIAEVFSVNSLSASWTLAGCTAGLAASLLICARLADRHGRRQVMLSTLTLAILLSLLIPLVEQFNSLLLLRILQGALLAGLPATAIAYMGEEFSKRALLSAVGVYIAANSLGGIAGRVVGGLLAGWFGDWQHTFLGIGVISLSLLPLVFWLLPYQTRFVASAPVRGQFVRALQQHLTNPLLVGAYLIGGLNFMVFLNQFSYLTFLLAKPPFSLPTQWLGMLFLTYLSGTVASSLSGRFANRWGAQRMLLVGIALMAIGSLWLLQGSLLGLLSGLLVSSFGFFLAHACASAWVGQHVEHHRALASSLYLVAYYLGASLGGLYLHPFWEKGELGGLVMGIELVLILTAGLSLWLGRLKQRSQSPLPAQQPHRHG; encoded by the coding sequence ATGATTGAAGTCGGAAGTCGCGAGTGGATACGTGCAACCCTGGCCCTCAGCCTGGGCTCTTTTCTGGTGTTTCTGAACCTCTACCAGACCCACCCCCTGTTACCTCTGATTGCCGAGGTCTTCTCGGTCAACTCCCTATCGGCCAGCTGGACCCTGGCAGGCTGTACCGCAGGCCTCGCCGCCTCCCTGCTGATCTGCGCCAGACTGGCGGATCGCCATGGCCGTCGGCAAGTCATGCTGAGCACCCTCACCCTGGCGATCCTGCTCTCGTTGTTGATCCCGCTGGTTGAGCAGTTCAACTCCCTGCTGCTGCTGCGCATCCTGCAGGGGGCACTGCTGGCGGGGCTGCCAGCGACCGCCATCGCCTACATGGGGGAAGAGTTCAGCAAACGGGCGCTGCTCTCGGCGGTGGGGGTCTATATTGCCGCCAACTCCCTCGGTGGCATTGCCGGTCGGGTGGTCGGTGGCCTGCTGGCGGGCTGGTTTGGCGACTGGCAGCACACCTTTTTGGGGATTGGTGTGATCAGCCTGTCGCTGCTGCCGCTGGTCTTCTGGCTGCTGCCCTATCAGACCCGCTTTGTGGCGAGCGCCCCCGTTCGCGGTCAATTTGTCCGCGCCTTGCAGCAACACCTGACCAACCCCTTGCTGGTAGGGGCCTATCTGATTGGCGGCCTCAACTTTATGGTGTTTCTGAACCAGTTCAGCTACCTCACTTTCCTGCTGGCAAAGCCCCCCTTCTCCCTGCCCACTCAGTGGCTCGGCATGCTGTTTCTCACCTATCTCTCGGGGACGGTGGCCTCCTCCCTGAGCGGCCGCTTCGCCAACCGCTGGGGGGCACAACGCATGCTGTTGGTCGGGATCGCGCTGATGGCCATCGGCAGTCTGTGGCTGCTACAGGGCAGTCTGCTCGGGCTCCTGAGCGGCTTGCTGGTCTCCAGCTTCGGTTTTTTCCTGGCACACGCCTGCGCCAGTGCCTGGGTCGGTCAGCATGTCGAACACCACCGGGCCCTCGCCTCCTCCCTCTATCTGGTGGCCTACTATCTGGGAGCCAGTCTGGGTGGGCTTTACTTGCACCCGTTCTGGGAGAAAGGCGAGCTGGGCGGGCTGGTCATGGGGATTGAGCTGGTCCTCATCCTGACGGCCGGCTTGAGCCTCTGGCTCGGCCGTCTCAAGCAGCGAAGCCAATCGCCACTGCCCGCCCAGCAACCCCACCGGCACGGGTAA
- a CDS encoding LysR substrate-binding domain-containing protein, with translation MKLQQLRYIVEVANHRLNLSVTAESLFTSQPGISKQVRMLEDELGIQIFERSGKHLTQITPIGREVIKVAAEVLDKVATIKLMAKQHVHPEQGTLTIAATHLQARYILPAILKGFMARFPNVEVTVVQGSTAQCRAAVHDGTADLLLIDEPEEGSDLLMLPCFQWQRGLVLPKDHPLANATVLTPAELVEFALVTDGRALSAAHGIDGAHAESRIACCASDSDVLKTYVRQGMGVGVMATFAWEQQRDGDLVLKAVPWLPGGVAAIGLRRGAFLCGYLYDLIARLAPQLTREQVNQCCATRTGEELEALLVNLTVPQR, from the coding sequence ATGAAACTGCAGCAATTGCGCTATATCGTCGAGGTAGCCAACCACAGGCTGAATCTGTCGGTCACCGCCGAGAGCCTCTTCACCTCCCAACCCGGGATCAGTAAACAGGTGCGAATGCTGGAGGATGAGCTGGGGATCCAGATCTTCGAGCGCAGCGGCAAACACCTGACCCAGATCACCCCCATCGGTCGGGAGGTGATCAAGGTAGCCGCCGAGGTGCTGGACAAGGTCGCCACCATCAAGTTGATGGCCAAGCAGCATGTGCATCCGGAGCAGGGAACCCTCACCATTGCCGCCACTCATCTGCAGGCTCGTTATATTTTGCCCGCCATCCTCAAGGGCTTCATGGCCCGTTTCCCCAACGTGGAGGTGACTGTGGTGCAGGGGAGTACGGCGCAGTGCCGTGCGGCCGTGCATGATGGTACTGCCGATCTGTTGCTGATCGATGAGCCGGAGGAGGGGAGCGATCTGCTGATGCTCCCCTGTTTTCAATGGCAACGGGGTTTGGTGCTGCCAAAGGATCATCCCTTGGCCAACGCGACAGTATTGACCCCGGCCGAGCTGGTCGAGTTTGCGTTGGTGACCGATGGCAGGGCGCTCTCTGCAGCTCATGGCATCGATGGCGCCCATGCCGAGAGCCGGATCGCCTGCTGTGCGAGCGACAGCGATGTGCTCAAGACCTATGTCAGACAAGGGATGGGTGTCGGGGTGATGGCAACCTTTGCGTGGGAGCAACAGCGCGATGGCGATCTGGTGCTCAAGGCGGTGCCCTGGCTACCTGGAGGAGTGGCCGCTATCGGTCTGCGCAGAGGGGCATTTTTATGCGGCTATCTGTACGATCTGATTGCACGTCTCGCGCCGCAATTGACCCGGGAGCAGGTCAACCAATGCTGCGCTACTCGCACTGGCGAAGAGCTTGAAGCACTGCTGGTCAATCTGACCGTACCACAGCGATAG
- a CDS encoding Na+/H+ antiporter NhaC family protein, translating to MDISHFADSGWSVLPPLLAVALAIMTRRVLLSLGVGIVTGSLLLNQFSPLQSLQYMLNTVLKIFWIDGALNRDNVNMILFMLLLGGLISLMSVSGATRAFAEWAERRAKTRKGAKALTGMMVFAFFIDDFFHSLSVGAICRPVTDRFQISRAKLAYLLDSTAAPVCVLMPISSWGAYIIALVGGILAAHGLTEQSPIAAFVEMIPMNLYAVFTLIMVLVVIGCQLDIGPMRQHEEWALEGKLWDESKGRPIGLDMESPEESNGGMIDMVLPILTLTAATIYFMIDSGAAVLSEKGLPFSVLGSFENTNVGSSLVYGALCSLVVSIGLAMRLKLGAKNWIKAAPQGVMAMLPAINILLFAWTIGAVVRDVETGKYLASLANGNLPIEVLPAVVFILSCAMAFATGTSWGTFGIMLPLAGDMAAASDISLMLPMLAAVLAGSVFGDHSSPISSTSILSATGAGCHHIDHVMTQLPYALAIAFGAAIGYLAMGVMHSSLAGFSVSALWFVLFTGYHLKKAKARPALATA from the coding sequence ATGGACATTAGTCATTTCGCCGACTCCGGTTGGTCCGTACTTCCCCCTCTGTTGGCTGTCGCGCTGGCGATCATGACCCGCCGCGTACTGCTGTCCCTTGGTGTGGGCATCGTCACCGGCAGTCTGCTGCTCAATCAGTTTTCGCCTCTCCAATCCCTGCAATACATGTTGAATACCGTGCTCAAGATCTTCTGGATCGATGGCGCGCTCAACCGTGACAACGTCAACATGATCCTGTTTATGCTGCTGCTGGGTGGTCTCATCAGCCTGATGAGCGTCTCCGGGGCGACCCGTGCCTTTGCCGAGTGGGCCGAACGTCGTGCCAAGACCCGCAAGGGCGCCAAAGCGCTGACTGGCATGATGGTGTTTGCCTTCTTTATCGATGACTTCTTCCACAGCCTGTCGGTGGGGGCCATCTGCCGTCCGGTGACCGACCGCTTCCAGATCTCCCGTGCCAAGCTGGCCTATCTGCTGGACTCCACCGCGGCGCCGGTCTGCGTGCTGATGCCCATCTCCTCCTGGGGCGCCTATATCATCGCCCTGGTTGGCGGCATCCTGGCGGCCCACGGTCTGACCGAACAGAGCCCCATTGCGGCGTTTGTCGAGATGATCCCGATGAACCTTTACGCCGTCTTCACCCTGATCATGGTGCTGGTGGTGATCGGGTGTCAGCTGGATATCGGCCCGATGCGTCAACACGAAGAGTGGGCGCTGGAAGGCAAGCTGTGGGATGAGTCCAAGGGTCGCCCCATCGGTCTGGATATGGAGAGCCCGGAAGAGAGCAATGGCGGCATGATCGACATGGTGTTGCCGATCCTGACCCTGACCGCCGCCACCATCTATTTCATGATCGATTCCGGTGCTGCGGTGCTGAGCGAGAAAGGGCTGCCGTTCAGCGTGCTCGGCTCGTTCGAAAACACCAACGTTGGCTCTTCGCTGGTTTACGGTGCCCTGTGCAGTCTGGTGGTCTCCATCGGTCTGGCGATGCGCTTGAAGCTGGGTGCCAAGAACTGGATCAAGGCCGCGCCGCAAGGTGTCATGGCCATGCTGCCGGCCATCAACATCCTGCTGTTCGCCTGGACCATCGGTGCTGTGGTGCGCGATGTGGAGACCGGCAAGTACCTGGCTTCGCTGGCTAACGGCAACCTACCGATCGAAGTGCTGCCCGCCGTGGTCTTTATCCTCTCCTGTGCCATGGCATTTGCCACCGGCACCAGCTGGGGCACCTTCGGCATCATGCTGCCGCTGGCCGGTGACATGGCTGCCGCCAGTGACATCAGCCTGATGCTGCCGATGCTGGCCGCGGTACTGGCTGGCTCGGTGTTCGGGGATCACAGCTCGCCCATCTCCAGCACCAGCATCCTCTCTGCCACCGGTGCCGGTTGCCATCACATCGATCACGTGATGACCCAGCTGCCCTATGCGCTGGCCATCGCCTTCGGTGCAGCCATAGGTTATCTGGCGATGGGGGTGATGCACTCCAGCCTGGCCGGTTTCAGCGTCAGCGCCCTCTGGTTCGTGCTCTTTACCGGCTATCACCTGAAAAAGGCCAAAGCGCGGCCAGCGCTGGCCACCGCGTAA
- the nfsA gene encoding oxygen-insensitive NADPH nitroreductase, which yields MNQTIDLILSHRSIRQFTAEPIAPQQLDAILAAAQSASTSSFLQVTSIVRVSEPEARQQLAMLAGNQPYVVQAAEFLVFCADYHRHSQIVPEAQTGYAEQLLIGAIDGALMAQNALLAAQSLGLGGVYIGGIRNHPVEVSELLGLPHQVIPLFGLCLGHPAQLPEQKPRLPRGLVVHQERYQHELDRDLLAQYDQQIADYYQARSSNNKQQTWSGQIRAILGKESRPFMLGFLQSRGFNLK from the coding sequence ATGAATCAGACTATCGATCTTATCCTTTCCCATCGCTCCATTCGTCAGTTCACTGCCGAGCCGATCGCCCCGCAGCAGCTGGATGCCATTCTCGCCGCCGCCCAGTCAGCCTCGACCTCGAGCTTCTTGCAGGTGACCAGCATTGTGCGAGTCAGCGAACCCGAGGCGCGTCAGCAGCTGGCCATGCTGGCGGGCAATCAACCCTATGTGGTGCAGGCGGCCGAGTTTTTGGTGTTCTGCGCCGATTACCATCGCCACAGCCAGATCGTGCCCGAGGCCCAGACCGGTTATGCGGAGCAACTGCTGATCGGTGCCATCGATGGCGCCCTGATGGCGCAAAATGCCCTGCTGGCGGCGCAGTCGCTGGGGTTGGGTGGGGTCTATATCGGCGGCATTCGCAACCATCCGGTCGAGGTGAGTGAACTGCTGGGTTTGCCCCATCAGGTGATCCCGCTGTTTGGCCTCTGCCTTGGTCATCCTGCCCAGCTGCCGGAGCAGAAACCCCGTCTACCCAGGGGATTGGTGGTGCATCAGGAGCGCTACCAGCACGAGCTGGATCGTGACCTGCTGGCCCAGTACGATCAGCAGATCGCGGACTACTATCAGGCCCGCAGCAGCAACAACAAACAGCAGACCTGGAGTGGCCAGATCCGCGCCATTCTGGGTAAGGAGTCCCGTCCTTTCATGTTGGGGTTCTTGCAGTCACGGGGCTTTAACCTCAAGTAA
- the uvrY gene encoding UvrY/SirA/GacA family response regulator transcription factor codes for MINVFLVDDHELVRTGIRRILEDVRGIKVVGEAQSGETAVTFCRQHHPDVILMDMNMPGIGGLEATRKILRIRPDVRIIVLTIHSENPFPTKVMQAGAAGYLTKGAAPDEMIQAIRLVHSGQRYISPEIAQQMALSQFASADENPFKSLSERELQIMMMITKGQKVTDISEQLNLSPKTVNSYRYRLFSKLDISGDVELTHLAIRYGMLDADTL; via the coding sequence GTGATAAATGTATTCCTGGTCGATGATCATGAACTGGTGCGTACAGGGATAAGACGCATTCTTGAAGATGTGCGCGGGATCAAGGTGGTGGGCGAGGCACAGAGCGGCGAGACCGCAGTCACTTTCTGTCGCCAACACCATCCGGACGTGATCCTGATGGACATGAACATGCCGGGTATTGGTGGTCTGGAAGCGACCCGTAAAATTCTGCGGATCCGCCCCGATGTGCGCATCATAGTGCTGACCATTCATTCAGAAAATCCGTTCCCCACCAAGGTGATGCAGGCGGGCGCAGCCGGTTACCTGACCAAGGGCGCAGCCCCTGACGAGATGATACAGGCGATCCGGCTGGTGCACTCCGGTCAGCGCTACATCTCCCCGGAGATTGCCCAGCAGATGGCCCTCAGCCAGTTTGCCTCCGCTGACGAGAACCCCTTCAAGTCCCTCTCCGAGCGCGAGCTGCAGATCATGATGATGATTACCAAGGGGCAGAAGGTGACCGATATCTCTGAGCAGCTCAACCTGAGCCCGAAGACGGTCAACAGCTACCGCTATCGTTTGTTCAGCAAGCTGGACATCAGCGGTGACGTGGAACTGACCCATCTGGCCATTCGCTATGGCATGCTGGATGCCGATACCCTGTAA
- the uvrC gene encoding excinuclease ABC subunit UvrC, whose amino-acid sequence MPLSPEPIFDSKAFLGAVTHQSGVYRMYDSGGTVIYVGKAKDLKKRLASYFRTNVDSIKTRTLVRQIADIQVTVTHTETEALILEHNLIKQYQPRYNVLLRDDKSYPWIIITAHQHPRIGVHRGARKIKGEYFGPYPSGGAVRESLHLMQKIFPVRQCEDAVYANRTRPCLLYQLKRCAGPCVPGLVSEAEYAQQVELAKLFLAGKNQQVIGELVGKMESASGDLRFEEAARYRDQILALRRVTEQQSVSGNVLDELDVVGVAFEQGAACIHVLFIRQGKVLGSRSYFPKVPADTQLDEVVQSFLLQFYLSGQGGRQIPSEVLLDVALEDENVIAETLSQTAGYKVRVVSRTRAERARFIKLASINAETALRSRLAHKSTITARYDQLEELLELERPIARMECFDISHTMGERTVASCVVFNREGPLSSEYRRFNIDGITGGDDYAAMEQALERRFGKQQEPDKVPDVLFIDGGLGQLRRAEEILARQLEFLGGKYPLLVGIAKGVTRKAGLETLIMGESHEELHLPADMPALHLIQHIRDESHRFAITGHRARRAKARTSSSLEDIPGVGPKRRQALLKYLGGLQEVKKASVDELAKVPGISQELAQTIHDGLHSA is encoded by the coding sequence ATGCCCCTCTCTCCCGAACCTATCTTCGACAGCAAGGCGTTTCTGGGCGCCGTTACCCATCAGAGCGGCGTCTACCGCATGTATGACAGCGGTGGTACCGTGATCTATGTCGGCAAGGCCAAGGATCTGAAAAAGCGGCTCGCTTCCTACTTTCGCACCAACGTCGACAGCATCAAGACCCGCACCCTGGTGCGCCAGATCGCCGATATCCAGGTCACCGTCACCCACACCGAGACCGAGGCGCTGATCCTCGAGCACAACCTGATCAAGCAGTACCAGCCCCGTTACAACGTGCTGCTGCGGGACGACAAATCCTACCCCTGGATCATCATCACCGCGCACCAGCATCCGCGTATCGGCGTCCATCGCGGCGCCCGCAAGATCAAAGGGGAGTACTTCGGCCCATACCCTTCCGGCGGTGCGGTGCGTGAGAGCTTGCATCTGATGCAGAAGATCTTTCCGGTGCGCCAGTGCGAGGATGCGGTCTATGCCAACCGCACCCGTCCCTGCCTGCTCTATCAGCTCAAGCGTTGCGCCGGCCCTTGCGTACCTGGGTTGGTTAGCGAGGCTGAATATGCCCAGCAGGTGGAGCTGGCCAAGCTGTTTCTGGCGGGCAAGAACCAGCAGGTGATTGGCGAGTTAGTGGGCAAGATGGAGTCCGCCAGCGGCGATCTGCGTTTTGAAGAGGCCGCCCGCTATCGGGATCAGATCCTGGCGCTGCGCCGGGTCACCGAACAGCAGTCGGTGAGCGGCAACGTGCTGGACGAGCTCGACGTGGTGGGGGTCGCCTTCGAGCAAGGCGCTGCCTGCATCCACGTGCTCTTTATTCGCCAGGGCAAGGTGCTCGGCTCGCGCAGCTACTTCCCGAAAGTGCCTGCCGACACCCAACTCGACGAGGTGGTGCAATCCTTCCTGCTGCAGTTCTATCTGTCGGGGCAGGGGGGACGGCAGATCCCGAGCGAGGTGCTGCTCGATGTGGCGCTTGAAGACGAGAACGTCATCGCCGAGACTCTGAGCCAGACCGCGGGCTACAAGGTGCGGGTGGTGAGCCGTACCCGCGCCGAGCGGGCCCGCTTTATCAAGCTCGCCTCCATCAACGCCGAGACGGCGCTGCGATCTCGGCTTGCTCACAAGAGCACCATCACCGCTCGCTACGACCAGCTGGAAGAGTTGCTGGAGCTGGAGCGCCCCATCGCCCGTATGGAGTGTTTCGATATTTCCCACACCATGGGGGAGCGCACCGTGGCCTCCTGCGTGGTGTTCAACCGGGAGGGGCCGCTCTCATCGGAATATCGCCGCTTCAATATCGATGGTATCACCGGCGGCGATGACTACGCGGCGATGGAACAGGCGCTGGAGCGCCGCTTTGGCAAACAGCAGGAGCCGGACAAGGTGCCGGACGTGCTGTTTATCGATGGCGGCCTCGGCCAGCTGCGCCGGGCCGAAGAGATCCTGGCGCGCCAGCTGGAGTTCCTCGGCGGCAAATATCCGCTGCTGGTGGGGATTGCCAAGGGGGTCACCCGCAAGGCGGGGCTGGAGACCCTGATCATGGGGGAGAGCCACGAAGAGCTGCATTTGCCGGCAGATATGCCCGCTTTGCACCTGATTCAGCATATTCGCGATGAATCCCACCGTTTTGCCATTACCGGCCACCGGGCACGGCGAGCCAAGGCCCGCACCAGCAGCAGTCTGGAGGATATCCCGGGGGTGGGTCCGAAACGGCGGCAGGCGCTGCTCAAATATCTGGGGGGCCTGCAGGAGGTCAAAAAGGCGAGCGTGGATGAACTGGCCAAGGTGCCCGGCATCAGTCAGGAGCTGGCCCAGACCATCCACGATGGCTTGCACAGCGCCTGA
- a CDS encoding LysR substrate-binding domain-containing protein — protein MDLKQLTYLLAVRDAGSFTKAANSLHVAQPAISMAIAKLEQQLELRLFDRQDRAVRLTPEGEVLCRHAERLLLQMHQAEAEMAELKGLERGEVRIGIPYMMGSYYFPPRLMAFKHRYPGLKIRVEEAGTRELLSRMVDGSLDLAILITSDLPPAIEGAHLLSEEMLMVVGEDHPLRGEPSVTLSQFFAQELALFRRGFYHREHMEALAQCLGVEPDIAFESNLIPLLKAVVRQGFAVTTFLRMVLEEEPDLSGVPFDPPIYLDLCVAWRRGDPLSMANRALRDFLLKDRPA, from the coding sequence ATGGATCTGAAACAGCTCACCTATCTGCTGGCGGTCAGGGATGCCGGCTCATTTACCAAGGCAGCCAACAGTCTGCATGTGGCACAACCGGCCATCAGCATGGCCATCGCCAAGCTGGAGCAGCAGCTCGAGTTGCGGCTGTTTGATCGGCAGGACCGGGCGGTACGGCTTACCCCGGAGGGGGAGGTGCTCTGCCGCCATGCCGAGCGCCTGTTGCTGCAGATGCATCAGGCCGAGGCCGAGATGGCCGAGCTCAAGGGGTTGGAGCGGGGGGAGGTGCGGATCGGGATCCCCTACATGATGGGCTCCTACTATTTTCCCCCTCGTCTGATGGCCTTCAAGCACCGCTACCCCGGCCTCAAGATCCGGGTCGAGGAGGCTGGTACCCGTGAGCTGCTCAGCCGGATGGTGGATGGTTCCCTCGATCTGGCTATTCTCATCACCAGTGATCTGCCGCCCGCCATCGAGGGGGCACATCTGCTGAGCGAAGAGATGTTGATGGTGGTGGGGGAGGATCACCCACTGCGCGGCGAACCGTCGGTCACCCTCTCGCAGTTTTTCGCTCAGGAGTTAGCATTGTTCCGCCGCGGTTTCTATCACCGGGAGCATATGGAGGCGCTGGCACAGTGCCTGGGCGTCGAACCGGATATCGCCTTCGAGAGTAATCTTATCCCTCTGCTCAAGGCGGTGGTGCGGCAAGGCTTTGCGGTGACCACCTTCTTGCGAATGGTGCTGGAAGAGGAGCCCGATCTGAGCGGTGTGCCCTTCGACCCGCCCATCTACCTCGATCTCTGCGTGGCGTGGCGGCGTGGCGATCCGCTCTCCATGGCCAATCGCGCCTTGCGCGATTTCCTACTCAAGGATCGTCCGGCCTGA
- the pgsA gene encoding CDP-diacylglycerol--glycerol-3-phosphate 3-phosphatidyltransferase: MTNIPNLLTFFRILLIPVFVILFYLPYQWSYLAAAIIFILAAATDWFDGYLARKLNQSTAFGAFLDPVADKIMVAAALVVIVEHYNTIWVTIPAMTMIGREIIISALREWMAELGKRSSVAVSWIGKWKTMIQMVSLTGLIWQYNVWMVWLAYVMLYVATVLTFWSMFQYMKAAWGDLTHHANL; this comes from the coding sequence ATGACAAACATACCTAACCTGTTGACGTTTTTCCGGATTTTGCTCATTCCCGTCTTCGTCATCCTGTTCTATCTGCCTTATCAATGGTCCTATCTGGCTGCCGCCATCATCTTTATTCTGGCCGCAGCCACCGACTGGTTTGATGGCTATCTGGCCCGCAAACTCAATCAGTCCACCGCCTTTGGCGCCTTCCTTGACCCCGTTGCCGACAAGATCATGGTTGCCGCCGCACTGGTGGTCATCGTCGAACACTACAACACCATCTGGGTGACCATCCCCGCCATGACCATGATTGGCCGCGAGATCATCATCTCCGCCCTGCGCGAATGGATGGCCGAGCTGGGCAAACGCTCCTCGGTGGCGGTCAGCTGGATTGGCAAGTGGAAGACCATGATCCAGATGGTGTCGCTCACCGGCCTTATCTGGCAATACAATGTCTGGATGGTGTGGCTCGCCTATGTGATGCTCTATGTCGCCACAGTGCTCACCTTCTGGTCGATGTTCCAGTACATGAAGGCCGCCTGGGGCGATCTGACCCACCACGCCAACCTGTGA
- a CDS encoding VOC family protein: MVGMSHPLDSTLGPMAPFVSQLLAELAATGINIPQPTVDHLCYRADTLQEYRALCAVLAEAGTLLVEGMIGGRPIATYQLHQPLLVGEVQVPCIELAAPKPGRVHQAGLEHIELVIASLQALVACYPELPFKTGNMQDTRNPDIGLMLPSGQIKFHLRPLAEVIAEEVATGAVVAVPAGFVEQD; this comes from the coding sequence ATGGTAGGCATGTCTCATCCACTCGATTCCACACTGGGGCCAATGGCCCCATTTGTTTCTCAGCTGTTGGCCGAATTGGCCGCCACTGGCATCAATATTCCCCAGCCAACGGTCGATCACCTCTGTTATCGGGCGGACACCTTGCAGGAGTATCGCGCGCTATGTGCTGTGCTGGCTGAGGCGGGCACCTTGCTGGTGGAGGGGATGATCGGCGGTCGTCCTATCGCCACTTATCAGTTGCATCAGCCGCTGCTGGTCGGTGAGGTGCAGGTGCCCTGTATCGAACTGGCGGCGCCGAAACCGGGTCGTGTCCATCAGGCGGGACTGGAGCATATCGAGCTGGTGATCGCCTCACTGCAGGCGCTGGTGGCCTGTTATCCCGAGCTGCCATTCAAAACTGGCAACATGCAAGATACCCGCAACCCCGATATCGGCCTGATGTTGCCCTCTGGTCAGATCAAGTTTCACCTGCGTCCGCTGGCTGAAGTTATCGCCGAAGAGGTAGCGACCGGCGCGGTGGTGGCGGTGCCTGCGGGTTTTGTCGAGCAAGATTGA
- a CDS encoding thymidine kinase: MASLHYKFATMNSGKSTQLIQAHFNYLERGMHPLAMTPAIDDRFGVGVISARVGLELKVDVFSDSCDLFEMVKERHAKKHIDVFIVDEAQFLTREQVYQLARIVDEQDIPVMAYGLKTDFRGELFPGSYHLLCLADKFEELKSICWCGNKAHMNSRVNEAGQVMRDGEQVEIGGNDRYVSLCRKHYLEGRAYK, translated from the coding sequence ATGGCTTCACTGCACTACAAATTTGCCACCATGAATTCAGGCAAATCCACCCAGCTCATTCAGGCGCACTTCAACTATCTGGAGCGGGGCATGCATCCTCTGGCGATGACGCCAGCCATCGATGACCGTTTCGGGGTAGGGGTGATAAGTGCCCGGGTTGGCCTTGAACTGAAGGTGGACGTGTTCAGCGACAGCTGTGATCTGTTTGAAATGGTGAAAGAGCGCCATGCGAAGAAACATATCGATGTCTTCATCGTGGACGAGGCCCAGTTCCTGACCCGTGAGCAGGTCTACCAGCTGGCCCGTATTGTCGATGAGCAGGATATTCCGGTGATGGCCTATGGCCTCAAGACCGATTTTCGCGGCGAGCTGTTCCCCGGCTCCTACCATCTGCTCTGTCTGGCCGACAAGTTTGAAGAGCTGAAGAGCATCTGCTGGTGCGGCAACAAGGCCCACATGAACTCCCGGGTCAACGAAGCGGGTCAGGTGATGCGCGATGGCGAACAGGTGGAGATCGGTGGCAACGATCGCTATGTGTCACTGTGCCGCAAACACTATCTGGAAGGTCGCGCCTACAAGTAA
- a CDS encoding DNA repair protein has product MILTLILLSIGALLFLVIAYNVVQQYKQKAEADKRHAVARHKTVADETEQVLLNVNLVPFSKNMVLLLQHRILDAYRAIAQVMPNNQIKQRIADVQTQIKNVQENYSVQDEGHFKTPESDRQAIQMLQLVKKMRAVLRVEHNKGKIDPQGFAQEERRLELMQLKINISNLVKRAMDARIQGQYGTCRQLYTKGLSAMASVADKDPYLLAREEDMRQGLKELEEQQQQNSAQDLQNIRDKEADELDILFQPKKKW; this is encoded by the coding sequence ATGATTTTAACTTTGATATTGCTGTCTATCGGCGCACTCCTGTTTTTGGTTATCGCCTATAACGTGGTGCAGCAATATAAGCAGAAGGCGGAGGCGGACAAGCGTCACGCCGTTGCCAGACACAAGACGGTGGCCGACGAGACCGAACAGGTGTTGCTGAACGTCAATCTGGTGCCTTTCTCCAAGAATATGGTGCTGCTGTTGCAGCACCGGATCCTCGATGCCTATCGCGCCATCGCCCAGGTGATGCCCAACAACCAAATTAAGCAGCGCATCGCCGATGTGCAGACCCAGATCAAGAATGTGCAGGAGAACTACAGCGTTCAGGATGAGGGGCATTTCAAGACCCCGGAGTCCGACCGTCAAGCGATCCAGATGCTGCAGCTGGTCAAGAAGATGCGGGCGGTGCTGCGAGTCGAGCACAACAAGGGCAAGATTGACCCCCAAGGGTTCGCCCAGGAAGAGCGCCGCCTCGAGTTGATGCAGCTCAAGATCAACATCTCCAATCTGGTCAAGCGGGCGATGGATGCCCGCATTCAGGGCCAATATGGTACTTGCCGCCAGCTCTATACCAAGGGGCTGTCGGCAATGGCGAGCGTGGCCGACAAGGATCCCTATCTGCTGGCCCGTGAAGAGGATATGCGTCAGGGGCTCAAGGAGCTTGAGGAGCAGCAGCAGCAGAACAGCGCGCAGGATCTGCAGAACATCAGGGACAAGGAAGCCGACGAGCTCGATATCCTGTTTCAACCCAAGAAGAAATGGTAG